One part of the Alistipes onderdonkii genome encodes these proteins:
- a CDS encoding shikimate kinase, which produces MKPLFLIGYMGCGKSTLGRKLARRLGIGFVDTDTLVEEQAGASVADVFRYEGEARFREAEREALERAIAAGGEAVVSTGGGLPTWGDNMQRMNGVGHTVFLRRSAAQIASRLSPYGRRKRPRLRGLDDAGLVAFMEGDMAVREPFYAQAQLVVDCDAMSDDQVVEHILRQLGLN; this is translated from the coding sequence ATGAAACCCCTCTTCCTGATCGGTTACATGGGATGCGGCAAGAGCACCCTCGGACGCAAGCTGGCGCGCAGGCTGGGCATCGGTTTCGTGGATACCGACACGCTGGTCGAGGAGCAGGCGGGAGCCTCCGTCGCCGATGTCTTCCGTTACGAAGGCGAGGCGCGGTTCCGCGAAGCGGAGCGCGAGGCACTCGAACGGGCGATCGCAGCAGGCGGCGAAGCCGTGGTTTCGACGGGCGGGGGGCTCCCCACGTGGGGCGATAACATGCAGCGCATGAACGGCGTGGGGCATACCGTCTTCCTGCGGCGCAGCGCGGCGCAGATCGCCAGCCGCCTGAGCCCTTACGGGCGCCGGAAACGTCCCCGGCTGCGGGGGCTGGACGATGCCGGGCTGGTGGCGTTCATGGAGGGGGACATGGCCGTGCGCGAACCCTTCTATGCGCAGGCGCAGCTGGTCGTCGACTGCGATGCGATGTCCGACGATCAGGTCGTGGAGCATATCCTGCGGCAGCTCGGCCTGAATTAG
- the murI gene encoding glutamate racemase, which produces MKDVDKLSNNAPIGVFDSGLGGLTVWREVRRALPAESLVYLGDGKNCPYGSRPRPQVERLADEAVASLVAEGCKLVVVACNTATAAAIDFLREKYAPMPIVGMEPAVKPACLATRSGVVGVLATERSLDGELFRRTAARYGDGVDLVTAPGRGFVELVENDLEATPQAEATVRAAVAEMLEHGADQIVLGCTHYPFLLPVLERVLAGRGVTVVDPSPAVARRVVQLLDRYGLRADPAHRAEYTFRTFADEAYRLRLERKAQASV; this is translated from the coding sequence GTGAAAGACGTGGATAAACTTTCAAATAACGCACCCATCGGTGTTTTCGATTCGGGGCTGGGCGGGCTGACCGTCTGGCGCGAGGTGCGCCGTGCGCTCCCCGCGGAGTCGCTCGTCTACCTGGGCGACGGTAAGAACTGCCCCTATGGGTCGCGTCCCCGCCCGCAGGTCGAACGCCTTGCCGACGAGGCCGTCGCCAGCCTCGTGGCTGAGGGCTGCAAGCTGGTTGTCGTGGCCTGCAATACCGCTACGGCCGCCGCCATCGACTTTTTGCGGGAGAAATACGCCCCCATGCCGATCGTGGGCATGGAGCCGGCCGTGAAACCCGCCTGCCTGGCGACCCGCAGCGGGGTAGTGGGGGTGCTGGCCACCGAACGGAGCCTCGACGGCGAACTCTTTCGCCGCACGGCGGCCAGGTACGGCGACGGCGTAGACCTCGTCACGGCACCCGGCCGGGGCTTCGTCGAACTGGTCGAAAACGATCTGGAGGCGACGCCCCAGGCCGAGGCCACCGTCCGTGCCGCCGTCGCGGAGATGCTGGAGCACGGGGCCGACCAGATCGTGCTCGGCTGCACGCACTATCCTTTCCTGCTGCCCGTCCTCGAACGTGTCCTCGCGGGCCGCGGCGTCACGGTCGTCGACCCGTCGCCCGCCGTCGCCCGCCGCGTCGTGCAGCTGCTCGACCGTTACGGCCTGCGCGCTGACCCCGCCCACCGCGCGGAATATACGTTTCGCACCTTTGCCGACGAGGCCTACCGCCTCCGTCTGGAACGCAAGGCGCAGGCGTCGGTCTGA
- a CDS encoding DNA gyrase/topoisomerase IV subunit A: protein MAEEKDTIGRDEPLNEEAPTPQTAGDAADAAPAADAPARAGKFDRLTQDEGGVRKLTGMYKNWFLDYASYVILERAVPHVEDGLKPVQRRILHAMKVVDDGRYNKVANIVGQTMQYHPHGDASIKDALVQLGQKDLLIDCQGNWGNILTGDEAAAGRYIEARLSKFASEVVFNKKTTEWMLSYDGRKEEPVTLPIKFPLLLAQGSDGIAVGLASKILPHNFVELINACIAHLEGREFQLYPDFPTGGMADVSRYNDGLRGGAVKVRAKISKIDKRTLAITEIPYTTTTESIKDSIIKANDKGKIKIRKVDDNTADKVEIIIQVSPDESSDKTIDALYAFTDCEVSIAPNACVIWEEKPHFLGVSEILRRSAEHTKWLLGRELEIRLGELNEAWHAASLERIFIENKLYQLIEGCKSREEAYAAVDKGLEPFKKRLRREVTLSDVQRLTELKFIRISRYDSDKADNEIRQIEEDIKATQYDLDHLTEYAVAYYERIRDKYGKGKERRTELREFDNIEATKVAVTNAKLYVDRAEGFFGIGKSMKDAEFVCDCSDIDDVIVFTKDGRYVITKVSDKAFFEKGIYYIGVFKRNDERTIYNVLYRDGKNGPIMMKRCAIKAITRDKEYDITKGTPKSEILYMSVNPNGEAEVLKVYFKPRPRLKKVIVDLDFSTLSIKGRQSQGNLFSRYGIHKIVLKERGTSTLGGQNVWFDEDVRRLNADGRGKLLGEFKGDDRIIVWTSKNQYYITGYDLGQHFPDETVRVSRYEPDRVYSVCYYDRSQQFYYMKRFTAEMSDKMQFFLDEDGQADLVAVTERTGAKLEITYKGAHASRPADEVDVDEFVGVKSHRAKGKRLTTYEVATLRFIEPELPPEPEPEPSDDDGGDDGSDDTPSGGSGASGGAKAGSGNGASGGADNRAFDGSNGDAADRGTIDAAALSGGDSASSAASSIPDRSASAPASAAAENPATPGAAAGTAASAQDRPAGADKPAAKDAAAAKASGAKKTPARPDGLPRTGTMAGGVEFEIERARGDVDEVIDPEQLNLF, encoded by the coding sequence ATGGCAGAAGAAAAAGATACCATCGGGCGGGACGAGCCGCTCAACGAAGAGGCCCCGACCCCTCAGACCGCCGGCGATGCGGCCGACGCGGCCCCTGCGGCCGACGCCCCGGCCAGGGCGGGCAAGTTCGACCGCCTGACGCAGGACGAAGGGGGCGTGCGCAAACTGACGGGCATGTATAAGAACTGGTTCCTGGACTACGCTTCGTACGTGATCCTCGAACGCGCCGTACCCCATGTCGAGGACGGCCTCAAACCCGTGCAACGGCGCATCCTGCACGCCATGAAGGTCGTCGACGACGGACGCTACAACAAGGTGGCCAACATCGTGGGACAGACCATGCAGTACCACCCGCACGGCGATGCGTCGATCAAGGACGCACTGGTGCAGCTGGGGCAGAAAGACCTGCTGATCGACTGCCAGGGTAACTGGGGCAATATCCTCACGGGCGACGAGGCCGCCGCGGGGCGTTACATCGAGGCGCGCCTGTCGAAGTTCGCCTCCGAAGTGGTCTTCAACAAGAAAACCACCGAGTGGATGCTGTCCTACGACGGCCGCAAGGAGGAACCCGTCACGCTGCCGATCAAGTTCCCGCTACTGCTGGCGCAGGGCTCCGACGGCATCGCCGTGGGTCTGGCGTCGAAGATCCTGCCCCACAACTTCGTGGAGCTCATCAATGCCTGCATCGCACACCTCGAAGGGCGCGAATTCCAGCTTTACCCCGACTTCCCGACGGGCGGCATGGCCGACGTGAGCCGCTATAACGACGGCCTGCGGGGCGGGGCGGTGAAGGTGCGTGCCAAGATTTCGAAGATCGACAAACGCACGCTCGCCATCACCGAAATCCCCTATACCACGACCACCGAGTCGATCAAGGATTCGATCATCAAGGCCAACGACAAGGGCAAGATCAAAATCAGGAAGGTCGATGACAATACGGCCGACAAGGTCGAAATCATCATCCAGGTTTCGCCCGACGAGTCGAGCGACAAAACCATCGACGCCCTCTACGCCTTCACCGACTGCGAGGTTTCGATCGCCCCCAACGCCTGCGTCATCTGGGAGGAGAAACCCCATTTCCTGGGTGTGAGCGAGATCCTGCGCCGCTCGGCCGAGCATACCAAGTGGCTGCTGGGGCGCGAGCTGGAGATCCGGCTCGGCGAACTGAACGAAGCCTGGCATGCCGCGTCGCTCGAACGCATTTTCATCGAGAACAAGCTCTACCAGCTCATCGAGGGCTGCAAGAGCCGCGAAGAGGCCTACGCCGCCGTGGACAAGGGGCTGGAGCCGTTCAAGAAACGGCTGCGCCGCGAGGTCACGCTCTCCGACGTGCAGCGCCTGACGGAACTGAAGTTCATCCGCATCTCGCGTTACGACAGCGACAAGGCCGACAACGAGATCCGTCAGATCGAGGAGGACATCAAGGCCACGCAGTACGACCTCGACCATCTCACCGAGTACGCCGTGGCCTACTACGAGCGTATCCGCGACAAGTACGGCAAGGGCAAGGAGCGCCGCACCGAGCTGCGTGAGTTCGACAACATCGAGGCCACGAAGGTCGCCGTGACCAATGCCAAGCTCTACGTCGACCGCGCCGAGGGCTTCTTCGGCATCGGCAAGTCGATGAAGGACGCCGAATTCGTATGCGACTGCTCGGATATCGACGACGTGATCGTCTTCACGAAGGACGGCCGCTACGTCATCACCAAGGTGAGCGACAAGGCCTTCTTCGAGAAGGGCATCTACTACATCGGGGTCTTCAAGCGCAACGACGAGCGCACGATCTACAACGTGCTGTACCGCGACGGCAAGAACGGCCCGATCATGATGAAGCGCTGCGCCATCAAGGCCATCACGCGCGACAAGGAGTACGACATCACCAAGGGCACGCCCAAGAGCGAGATACTCTATATGTCTGTCAATCCGAACGGTGAGGCCGAGGTGCTGAAGGTTTACTTCAAGCCCCGTCCGCGCCTGAAAAAGGTGATCGTCGACCTCGATTTCTCGACCCTCTCCATCAAGGGGCGCCAGAGCCAGGGCAACCTCTTCTCGCGCTACGGCATCCACAAGATCGTCCTCAAGGAGCGCGGCACCTCGACGCTCGGCGGCCAGAACGTCTGGTTCGACGAGGATGTCCGCCGCCTGAACGCCGACGGCCGCGGCAAGCTGCTGGGCGAGTTCAAGGGCGACGACCGGATCATCGTCTGGACGTCGAAGAACCAGTACTATATCACGGGTTACGACCTCGGGCAGCATTTCCCCGACGAGACCGTGCGCGTGAGCCGCTATGAGCCCGACCGCGTTTACAGCGTCTGCTACTACGACCGCTCGCAGCAGTTCTATTACATGAAGCGCTTTACGGCCGAGATGAGCGACAAGATGCAGTTCTTCCTCGACGAGGACGGACAGGCCGACCTGGTCGCCGTGACGGAACGCACGGGCGCCAAACTCGAAATCACCTACAAGGGGGCGCATGCGTCGCGTCCCGCGGACGAGGTCGACGTCGACGAATTCGTCGGCGTCAAGAGCCACCGCGCCAAGGGCAAGCGCCTGACGACCTACGAGGTCGCTACGCTGCGCTTCATCGAACCCGAACTGCCGCCCGAACCCGAACCCGAACCTTCGGACGACGACGGCGGCGACGATGGTTCCGACGATACGCCCTCCGGCGGCAGCGGTGCGTCGGGCGGTGCGAAAGCCGGTTCCGGTAACGGTGCGTCGGGCGGTGCGGATAACCGTGCGTTCGACGGTTCGAACGGCGATGCGGCTGATCGCGGCACTATCGACGCCGCGGCCCTTTCCGGCGGGGATTCGGCTTCTTCCGCCGCTTCTTCCATCCCAGATCGCTCTGCTTCTGCTCCGGCTTCTGCCGCCGCGGAAAATCCCGCAACCCCGGGCGCTGCTGCCGGTACTGCCGCCTCTGCGCAAGACAGACCGGCCGGGGCGGACAAGCCGGCTGCGAAGGACGCTGCGGCTGCGAAGGCTTCCGGGGCGAAGAAAACCCCGGCCCGGCCCGACGGGCTGCCCCGTACGGGAACTATGGCGGGCGGGGTGGAGTTCGAGATCGAACGCGCCAGGGGCGACGTCGACGAAGTGATCGACCCCGAACAACTGAACCTGTTTTGA
- a CDS encoding DNA topoisomerase IV subunit B yields MADLLNTNPNDSYGDDAIVTLSPREHIRLRPGMYIGKLGDGTQADDGIYVLIKEVVDNSVDEFIMGAGRQIDISIEDKVVSVRDYGRGIPLKSLAAAVSEMNTGGKYGGSAFKKTVGLNGVGVKAVNMLSGEFTARSVRDGEARTVTFAKGLEVSDRWESGVREKNGTFISFRVDEEVFGEYAYNLEYVEQMVRNYTYLNLGLTFNFNGNSYVSKNGLLDLLNENMTEEPLYAPIHLSGDDIEVAIAHGTGYGESYFSFVNGQYTSQGGTHQAAFREAIAKTVKEFYHKDYDPSDIRTSIIAAISVKVTDPVFESQTKIKLGSKEIEPGVSMRNFVVDFLGKHLDDYLHKHSETAQVLQRKIVENEKERKAISGIQKKARETAKKVSLNNKKLRDCKIHRTDKHELAEQSMIFITEGNSASGSITKSRDVRTQAVFSLRGKPLNCYGLTKKVVYENEEFNLLQAALNIEEEMDNLRYNKVIIATDADVDGMHIRLLMMTFFLQFFPDVIRQGHLFVLQTPLFRVRNKKETFYCYSEEERQKAVGRCGANAEITRFKGLGEISPDEFREFIGENIRLDKVRITKDDPIHDLLEFYMGKNTYERQGFIIDNLRIEEDIVEQDLAIN; encoded by the coding sequence ATGGCAGATTTACTCAATACCAATCCTAACGACAGCTACGGCGACGACGCCATCGTTACGCTTTCGCCGCGGGAGCATATCCGTCTGCGCCCCGGCATGTATATCGGCAAGCTGGGCGACGGCACCCAGGCCGACGACGGCATTTACGTCCTCATCAAGGAGGTCGTGGACAATTCGGTCGACGAATTCATCATGGGGGCCGGCCGCCAGATCGACATTTCGATCGAGGACAAGGTGGTGTCGGTGCGCGACTACGGCCGCGGCATCCCCCTCAAATCGCTCGCGGCGGCCGTCAGCGAGATGAACACCGGCGGTAAGTACGGCGGCTCGGCCTTCAAGAAGACCGTCGGCCTGAACGGCGTCGGCGTCAAGGCCGTCAACATGCTTTCCGGCGAGTTCACGGCCCGTTCGGTACGCGACGGCGAGGCCCGCACGGTGACCTTCGCCAAGGGGCTCGAGGTGAGCGACAGGTGGGAGAGCGGCGTGCGCGAGAAAAACGGCACCTTCATCTCGTTCCGCGTCGACGAGGAGGTCTTCGGCGAGTATGCCTACAACCTCGAATACGTCGAGCAGATGGTGCGCAACTATACGTACCTGAACCTGGGGCTGACGTTCAATTTCAACGGCAACAGCTACGTTTCGAAAAACGGCCTGCTGGATCTGCTCAACGAAAACATGACCGAAGAGCCGCTCTATGCGCCGATCCACCTTTCGGGCGATGACATCGAGGTGGCCATCGCCCACGGCACGGGCTACGGCGAGAGCTATTTCTCGTTCGTCAACGGCCAGTACACCTCGCAGGGCGGTACGCACCAGGCGGCTTTCCGCGAGGCCATCGCCAAGACCGTCAAGGAGTTTTACCACAAGGACTACGATCCTTCGGACATCCGCACGTCGATCATCGCCGCCATTTCGGTCAAGGTCACCGACCCGGTCTTCGAATCGCAGACCAAGATCAAACTCGGCTCCAAGGAGATCGAGCCGGGCGTGTCGATGCGCAATTTCGTCGTCGATTTCCTGGGCAAGCACCTCGACGACTACCTGCACAAGCATTCCGAGACGGCGCAGGTGCTCCAGCGGAAGATCGTCGAGAACGAGAAGGAGCGCAAGGCCATTTCGGGCATCCAGAAGAAGGCGCGCGAGACGGCCAAGAAGGTTTCGCTCAACAACAAGAAACTGCGCGACTGCAAGATACACCGCACCGACAAGCACGAGCTGGCCGAACAGTCGATGATTTTCATCACCGAGGGCAACTCGGCCTCGGGTTCGATCACCAAGAGCCGCGACGTGCGCACGCAGGCTGTCTTTTCGCTGCGCGGCAAGCCGCTCAACTGCTACGGGCTGACCAAAAAGGTGGTCTACGAGAACGAGGAATTCAACCTCTTGCAGGCTGCGCTCAACATCGAGGAGGAGATGGACAACCTGCGCTATAACAAGGTGATCATCGCCACCGATGCCGATGTCGACGGCATGCACATCCGCCTTTTGATGATGACCTTCTTCCTGCAGTTCTTCCCCGACGTGATCCGCCAGGGGCACCTGTTCGTGCTGCAAACCCCCCTGTTCCGCGTCCGCAACAAGAAGGAGACGTTTTACTGCTACTCCGAGGAGGAGCGGCAAAAGGCCGTCGGACGCTGCGGCGCCAATGCCGAGATCACGCGCTTCAAGGGCCTCGGCGAGATTTCGCCCGACGAGTTCCGCGAATTCATCGGCGAGAACATCCGCCTGGACAAGGTTCGCATCACCAAGGACGACCCGATCCACGACCTGCTGGAGTTCTACATGGGCAAGAACACCTACGAACGGCAGGGCTTCATCATCGACAACCTGCGCATCGAGGAGGACATCGTCGAGCAGGATCTCGCAATCAACTAA